A genomic window from Deltaproteobacteria bacterium includes:
- a CDS encoding methyltransferase domain-containing protein, whose translation MGGGSGNLGEFFPDTISSDILFAPWLDAVLDAHVLPFKDESLHNIVLFDVIHHLTEPARFFSEAERVLTKKGRIIAMEPYISWTSFFVYKFLHTEGMVWQIDPFKMSRPEREKDPFHGNQAIPTLIFKKYRERFIKDFPRLKIIREKKTDFVIYPLSGGFHNPSLCPLFLWPVLQYLEKLLRPLDRFIAFRLFVVIEKN comes from the coding sequence TTGGGGGGAGGCAGCGGGAATTTAGGAGAGTTTTTCCCTGATACAATTAGTTCCGATATTCTCTTTGCTCCATGGCTGGATGCCGTACTGGACGCCCATGTTCTTCCCTTTAAAGATGAGAGCCTGCATAACATAGTCCTTTTCGATGTGATTCACCACCTTACGGAACCGGCTCGTTTTTTTTCTGAAGCAGAAAGGGTACTGACAAAAAAAGGGAGGATTATTGCGATGGAGCCCTATATCTCTTGGACCTCTTTTTTTGTCTATAAGTTCCTCCACACCGAAGGCATGGTTTGGCAGATTGACCCATTCAAAATGAGTCGTCCGGAGAGAGAAAAGGACCCGTTTCATGGCAACCAGGCTATACCCACACTGATATTCAAGAAATATAGAGAACGGTTTATTAAGGATTTCCCTCGTCTCAAAATCATCCGCGAAAAAAAGACGGATTTTGTCATTTATCCTTTAAGCGGTGGATTCCATAATCCTAGTCTATGCCCATTATTCCTTTGGCCAGTCCTTCAGTATCTGGAGAAGCTATTGCGTCCCCTGGACAGATTCATTGCTTTTCGTCTTTTCGTAGTTATCGAGAAAAATTGA
- a CDS encoding glycosyltransferase has translation MEDKRKEEIRKRFDALAEKCQYWKERNRYYYDNQERYFRFLVPEGLSILELGCGTGHLLAALKPKRGVGIDFSSEMLRIAKERYPELEFRLADMEQVEGWGETFDILIMPDIVGHLMDIEATFRGLHTFCRPSSRVIVSYYNFLWEPILNIGEALGLKMPQQYQNWLSSEDICNLLSLAQFQVVKSECRLLVPKRIPWFSDFVNRYLASLPGLRKLCLCRYIVARPVGQTEKQDLSTTIVIPCRNEKGNIRAAVERIPAFCKHQEIIFVDGRSTDGTQEEVERVIKEQPHKDIKFMVQDGEGKGDAVRKGFNSDKGDILMILDADLSVRPEDLPKFYRALVENHGEFINGCRLIYPMEKQAMRFLNFLGNKFFSIMFTWILNQRFKDTLCGTKALFREDYEKIRANRSYFGDFDPFGDFDLIFGAVKQNLKVVEVPIRYRERTYGSTNISRFRHGWLLLKMTIFAYRKIKAI, from the coding sequence GTGGAGGATAAAAGGAAAGAGGAAATTAGGAAACGCTTTGATGCCCTGGCAGAGAAATGTCAATACTGGAAAGAGCGGAATAGATACTATTATGATAACCAAGAGAGGTATTTCCGATTTCTGGTTCCGGAAGGCCTTTCAATACTGGAGCTTGGCTGTGGCACTGGACATCTTTTGGCTGCCTTGAAGCCGAAACGTGGAGTTGGAATAGATTTCAGTTCAGAAATGCTGAGAATAGCAAAGGAGCGATATCCCGAATTAGAATTTCGCTTAGCTGATATGGAACAAGTAGAAGGCTGGGGAGAGACTTTTGATATATTGATAATGCCTGACATTGTGGGGCATCTCATGGATATCGAGGCAACCTTCAGAGGGCTTCACACCTTTTGCCGTCCAAGTAGCCGCGTCATCGTATCCTATTACAATTTTCTTTGGGAACCGATTCTTAACATAGGAGAGGCTTTGGGGTTGAAGATGCCCCAGCAATACCAGAACTGGCTATCTTCCGAGGATATATGCAACTTGTTGTCGTTGGCACAATTTCAGGTGGTAAAATCCGAATGCCGTTTGCTTGTTCCAAAGAGAATCCCGTGGTTCAGTGATTTTGTTAACCGATATCTTGCTTCTCTTCCAGGCTTGAGAAAGCTATGTCTGTGCCGCTATATAGTCGCCCGACCGGTGGGTCAAACAGAGAAACAAGACCTCTCCACAACGATCGTGATACCCTGTCGAAACGAGAAGGGTAATATTAGGGCGGCAGTGGAACGAATCCCTGCATTTTGTAAACATCAGGAGATAATCTTTGTTGATGGGCGTTCTACGGATGGTACCCAGGAAGAGGTGGAGAGGGTTATTAAGGAACAACCCCATAAGGATATCAAATTCATGGTGCAGGACGGTGAGGGGAAGGGAGACGCGGTAAGAAAAGGATTCAACTCCGATAAAGGCGATATTCTGATGATACTCGATGCTGATCTCAGTGTTCGCCCTGAAGACCTGCCCAAGTTCTACAGGGCCCTTGTGGAAAATCACGGGGAGTTCATCAATGGCTGCCGACTCATATACCCCATGGAAAAGCAGGCCATGAGATTCCTGAATTTTCTTGGGAATAAATTCTTTTCCATAATGTTCACCTGGATCCTGAACCAGAGATTCAAGGATACTCTATGTGGAACAAAGGCTCTTTTTCGAGAAGATTATGAGAAGATTCGGGCCAACAGGAGCTATTTTGGAGACTTTGATCCTTTTGGTGACTTTGATCTGATTTTCGGGGCAGTGAAACAGAATCTCAAGGTGGTGGAAGTCCCCATACGATATCGTGAAAGGACCTATGGCAGCACCAATATCAGCCGATTCCGACATGGGTGGCTTCTGCTGAAAATGACTATATTCGCTTATCGAAAGATCAAAGCCATTTAG
- a CDS encoding glycosyltransferase family 4 protein, translated as MVTTSYPRYEGDFAGAFLYQICKELGKFDVEVMIVAPNDAQSKRDERHGNVEIRRFNYFMKSHQGIAYGYGGILANIRKRPWLVLILPFFLFTFFTNVLSAARRCDLIHANWIPTGYMCTFIKLLLRKPLILTVRGKDINLYEKKRGAFHILSRIFFPRVDLFTTVSDEFAHFLKDEPVVRPEKVFLIPNGVSKVRIDMEHLEGHKLRYGVPQDGLKAIYVGSLTELKGVRWLVQAWSLVVKEYPEARLFIIGDGDDRKHLENMATRLDLEKRIIFYGYQQTHTIPYWLACADVFVLPSLFEGRPNVLLEAFQSQLPVVATDIAGIRELLQDGANGFLVPVENPEALASKILELFSSEEIRKKMGKAGKELIRARGLTWKNCAERYYCLYKHLLST; from the coding sequence ATGGTAACAACATCATATCCCAGATATGAAGGCGATTTTGCGGGCGCTTTCTTGTATCAGATCTGCAAAGAATTGGGAAAGTTCGATGTTGAAGTGATGATCGTGGCTCCCAACGATGCGCAATCGAAGAGAGATGAACGTCATGGGAACGTTGAAATAAGGCGCTTCAATTACTTTATGAAAAGTCATCAAGGCATTGCTTACGGCTATGGAGGCATCCTGGCAAATATTAGGAAAAGACCATGGCTTGTTCTTATTCTACCTTTTTTTCTCTTTACGTTTTTCACAAACGTGCTGTCTGCAGCAAGAAGATGCGATCTTATTCACGCGAATTGGATCCCGACTGGCTACATGTGTACATTTATCAAGCTGCTCCTGCGAAAGCCTCTCATTTTAACGGTTAGAGGGAAAGATATCAATCTTTACGAGAAGAAACGAGGCGCCTTTCATATCTTATCACGGATATTCTTCCCACGCGTTGATCTCTTTACCACGGTGAGCGACGAATTCGCTCATTTTCTAAAAGATGAGCCCGTTGTCAGACCTGAAAAGGTGTTTTTAATTCCCAACGGGGTATCCAAGGTAAGAATCGACATGGAGCATCTGGAAGGACACAAACTCCGGTATGGCGTACCCCAAGACGGACTCAAGGCAATCTATGTGGGTAGTCTGACAGAACTTAAGGGGGTTCGGTGGCTTGTGCAGGCCTGGAGCCTCGTCGTTAAGGAGTACCCGGAGGCAAGGCTATTCATAATAGGCGACGGAGATGATCGAAAGCACTTAGAAAACATGGCAACAAGACTAGACTTGGAGAAAAGAATTATCTTTTATGGCTACCAACAGACTCATACCATCCCCTATTGGCTCGCATGCGCTGATGTCTTCGTCCTGCCAAGTCTTTTTGAGGGAAGGCCGAACGTGCTGTTGGAGGCATTTCAAAGCCAGCTCCCAGTGGTTGCGACCGATATTGCCGGCATCCGAGAGCTTCTACAGGATGGAGCAAACGGATTTCTCGTACCGGTTGAAAATCCGGAAGCCTTGGCAAGCAAAATCCTAGAGTTGTTTTCTTCTGAGGAAATCAGAAAAAAGATGGGAAAGGCAGGAAAGGAATTGATCAGGGCAAGGGGTTTAACGTGGAAAAATTGTGCGGAGAGATACTACTGTCTCTATAAGCACTTGCTGAGCACATGA
- a CDS encoding glycosyltransferase family 2 protein, with amino-acid sequence MHLNKTVAVVVPAYNEAELIAKAISAVPAFVDTIIVVDDASTDRTAGIVKDLIESDSRIELVVHLSNQGVGGAIVSGYKKALAMAVDVTAVMAGDAQMDPDDLLDLIEPVCRNEVDYAKGNRLFTGEAWSMIPKVRYIGNAFLSLLTKVASGYWQVADSQCGYTAISGTALQHIPLNSIHKRYGMPNDMLVKLNIENMRVRDVEVKPVYDIGEESGIRIWKDGPFITLLLLQGFFKRLTYKYIIRDFHPLVFFYFLGLSLTPAGTLLGLYLLILRATGTPVAATSALFASFLFISGLQSLFFAMWFDMEYNKNLK; translated from the coding sequence ATGCATTTGAACAAGACTGTAGCGGTCGTCGTACCTGCCTACAACGAAGCAGAGCTGATTGCAAAGGCTATCTCGGCTGTTCCCGCGTTTGTGGACACCATTATTGTGGTGGATGACGCAAGCACGGACCGGACTGCCGGCATTGTAAAAGACCTCATTGAATCAGATTCCAGGATAGAGTTAGTTGTTCACCTCTCTAACCAAGGCGTGGGAGGGGCTATTGTCAGCGGTTATAAGAAGGCCTTGGCCATGGCAGTCGACGTAACGGCGGTGATGGCCGGTGATGCCCAGATGGACCCAGATGACCTCCTTGACCTTATTGAGCCGGTCTGCCGTAACGAAGTGGATTATGCAAAGGGGAACCGTCTCTTCACTGGCGAAGCGTGGAGCATGATCCCCAAAGTTCGATACATTGGAAACGCATTTTTGTCTCTCCTCACAAAAGTAGCCTCGGGATATTGGCAGGTTGCTGATTCCCAATGTGGCTACACAGCCATTTCCGGAACGGCTTTGCAGCATATCCCCCTTAATTCCATTCACAAGCGTTATGGCATGCCAAACGATATGCTTGTTAAACTCAATATTGAGAACATGAGGGTAAGAGACGTAGAGGTAAAGCCCGTTTATGATATCGGTGAAGAATCCGGAATCCGCATATGGAAGGATGGGCCTTTCATTACACTGCTTCTCCTTCAAGGGTTCTTTAAGAGACTCACATACAAGTATATCATCAGAGATTTTCATCCATTGGTTTTCTTCTACTTTCTGGGCCTGTCTCTCACGCCGGCCGGCACACTTCTCGGGCTTTACCTGTTGATCCTGAGGGCTACCGGGACTCCGGTTGCTGCAACGAGCGCTCTCTTTGCTTCGTTTTTGTTCATATCCGGCCTGCAATCCCTTTTCTTTGCCATGTGGTTTGATATGGAATACAATAAAAATCTCAAATAG